The following are from one region of the Silene latifolia isolate original U9 population chromosome 9, ASM4854445v1, whole genome shotgun sequence genome:
- the LOC141601756 gene encoding uncharacterized protein LOC141601756: MEAQLKSLEQRMEEQNQKLQAQLLEQNKTMEDQLAQLMQLLKDRPIESFGEESGGTLNRHRNSHNHQRQFGYVPKIEFPSFHGENSRLWIQKCEKYFNLCKVPDDQKVDLAAIHMIGKAESWFNAYIAARNFVSWSTFIIDVCARFKDKLGANVVEQFNRLHQTGSLEDYLDSFEHLKSLMVQRNPLLPDSYFLDSFIGGLRPTVKPFVQAFKPETLAKAVEFARLQEESVEATKNYTKNYIVYPTKNNPSFSSTKQQPILATPQYKSNYISQNNSKANLPRKNLTMAERAEKIAKGLCYLCDQPYDRNHQCKFKQSQLFTIFVPAENEWGSEGDFGDARLDDSHRFDNEFEVNNVDPCISVNALAGNQAFQAMRVTGYIGKKPLHILVNSGITHNFLDLSLAKKMGLDLEKITPQAVTVADGNHLACQYVCKGFSWRLQNTEFKSDALLIPLGGCDMVLGVQWLSNLGTVKWNFKKLWMTFEYEGQHHMLRGIPPKLDKSGAANNKDQGYPKAIGQLLEIYKDVFAEPTKLPPSRGVFDHRISLENDVAPVNIRPYRYPLKQRDVIEQLIKEMLDRGVIQQSCSPFASPVVLVGKKDGSWRLCVDYRELDKKIIKDKFSIPVVDELIDELAGATVFSKLDLRAGYHQLRIHDSDVYKTAFKTHSGHYEFLVMPFGLTNALASFQSWMNYIFKPLLRKHVLVFFDDILVYNNNLEDHVNHLKQVFDLMQQHSLYAKPSKCYFAIDKVEYLGHFISAKGVETDPQKIAAVENGISKPLTDQLKKEGFSWGSEAQLAFEKLKRALVIAHVLAVPDYSKTFVVETDVSQSGIGAVLMQYDHPLAYISKTLGPKWQRLSVYEKELLALYNTNFHIATHLTPYEIVYNQPPPVYLPYFPGETKVEAVDRSLQWREAVIQSLKYHLKKAQDRMKSLADRGRTDRRFDSGDWPYRQSTVALRVNQKLAAKYFGPFQIEAATRKVAYRLKLPPEAQIHNVFHVSQLKQFRGVLPDTPLIPPWFRNKDCLTIIEPEAILDRRVVKFQNMARAQYLVQWVGFSETEASWEYADEFEAKFPTFNSQT, translated from the exons ATGGAAGCTCAACTCAAGAGTCTAGAACAACGAATGGAGGAACAAAATCAAAAGTTGCAGGCTCAATTGTTGGAGCAAAACAAGACTATGGAAGATCAGTTAGCACAATTGATGCAGTTGCTGAAGGACAGGCCAATTGAATCATTTGGCGAAGAATCTGGGGGCACTTTAAATCGCCATCGTAATTCACACAATCACCAACGCCAATTTGGATATGTTCCTAAAATCGAATTTCCCTCATTTCATGGCGAAAATTCTAGATTATGGATTCAGAAGTGTGAAAAATACTTTAATCTTTGCAAAGTTCCTGATGATCAGAAAGTCGACCTAGCTGCAATTCATATGATAGGCAAGGCTGAATCATGGTTTAATGCATATATTGCTGCTAGAAATTTTGTTTCTTGGTCTACTTTTATTATTGATGTTTGTGCTCGTTTCAAAGATAAATTGGGTGCGAATGTGGTAGAGCAGTTCAATAGATTGCATCAAACTGGTTCTTTAGAGGATTATCTTGATTCTTTTGAGCACTTGAAGTCTTTGATGGTGCAAAGAAACCCGCTTTTGCCTGACTCTTATTTCTTGGATAGTTTTATTGGTGGTTTGCGACCTACTGTGAAACCTTTTGTTCAAGCCTTTAAACCTGAAACCTTGGCAAAAGCAGTGGAGTTTGCTCGATTACAGGAAGAAAGTGTGGAAGCAACTAAGAACTACACTAAAAATTATATAGTTTATCCTACAAAAAACAACCCTTCTTTCTCTAGCACCAAACAACAGCCAATACTAGCTACACCACAATATAAATCAAATTACATCTCCCAAAATAATTCAAAAGCAAATTTGCCACGAAAGAACCTTACCATGGCTGAGAGGGCAGAAAAAATAGCGAAAGGGTTGTGTTACCTTTGTGACCAGCCCTATGACAGGAATCATCAATGTAAATTCAAGCAATCTCAATTATTCACTATTTTTGTTCCCGCGGAAAATGAATGGGGAAGTGAAGGAGATTTTGGGGATGCACGCCTTGATGATTCTCATAGGTTTGACAATGAATTTGAAGTAAATAACGTGGATCCCTGCATTTCTGTCAATGCTCTTGCTGGTAATCAAGCATTTCAAGCAATGAGGGTGACTGGTTATATAGGAAAAAAGCCTTTGCATATTTTGGTCAACTCAGGAATAACTCATAACTTCCTTGATCTATCTTTGGCTAAGAAAATGGGATTAGATCTCGAGAAGATTACACCGCAGGCAGTAACTGTAGCTGATGGCAATCATCTAGCATGTCAGTATGTTTGTAAAGGGTTTTCTTGGAGGTTACAAAATACAGAGTTCAAATCTGATGCCTTATTGATACCCTTGGGAGGATGTGATATGGTTTTGGGTGTTCAATGGTTGAGTAATTTAGGCACTGTAAAATGGAACTTTAAAAAGTTGTGGATGACTTTTGAATATGAAGGCCAACATCATATGCTTAGGGGAATTCCACCAAAATTGGATAAAAGTGGTGCAGCTAATAACAAG GACCAAGGTTATCCTAAAGCCATTGGTCAACTTTTGGAAATATACAAAGATGTATTTGCCGAACCTACTAAATTACCACCTAGTAGAGGTGTGTTTGATCACAGAATTTCTTTGGAGAATGATGTTGCACCTGTAAATATCAGACCTTATAGGTATCCTTTGAAGCAAAGAGATGTAATAGAACAATTAATCAAGGAAATGTTGGACAGAGGTGTTATACAACAAAGTTGCAGCCCATTTGCTTCTCCTGTTGTGTTGGTTGGCAAGAAGGATGGCAGTTGGAGATTATGTGTGGATTATAGAGAATTGGACAAAAAAATTATCAAAGACAAGTTTTCAATTCCAGTGGTAGATGAGTTGATTGACGAGTTGGCTGGAGCGACTGTCTTCAGTAAACTGGATTTAAGGGCTGGTTATCACCAACTAAGGATTCATGATAGTGATGTTTACAAGACAGCATTTAAAACTCATTCCGGTCATTATGAGTTCCTAGTAATGCCTTTTGGGCTTACTAATGCACTAGCTTCGTTCCAGAGTTGGATGAACTATATTTTCAAGCCTTTGCTCAGAAAACAtgtgttagttttctttgatgaCATACTTGTCTATAACAATAATCTAGAGGATCATGTCAACCATCTAAAGCAGGTCTTTGACTTGATGCAACAACACTCACTCTATGCCAAGCCAAGTAAATGTTATTTTGCTATAGATAAGGTTGAGTACCTTGGTCACTTTATATCAGCTAAGGGAGTAGAAACAGATCCACAAAAGATAGCTGCAGTGGAAAATG GGATCTCTAAACCTTTAACAGACCAACTTAAAAAAGAAGGCTTCTCTTGGGGATCAGAAGCTCAACTTGCCTTCGAAAAATTAAAAAGGGCACTGGTTATAGCACATGTGCTAGCTGTTCCTGATTATTCTAAGACTTTTGTGGTGGAAACAGATGTATCCCAAAGTGGTATAGGTGCGGTCTTGATGCAATATGATCACCCTTTAGCCTATATCAGTAAGACTCTTGGCCCTAAATGGCAAAGGTTGTCTGTCTATGAAAAAGAGTTATTGGCTCTA TATAATACCAATTTTCACATTGCCACTCATCTTACTCCTTATGAAATTGTCTATAATCAACCTCCACCAGTCTATCTTCCTTATTTTCCTGGTGAAACAAAAGTTGAAGCAGTGGACAGGTCTCTTCAATGGAGGGAGGCAGTGATACAGTCTTTGAAATATCACCTCAAGAAAGCTCAAGACAGAATGAAAAGTTTAGCGGACAGAGGAAGAACTGATAGAAGGTTCGATTCAGGGGACTGG CCATATAGACAATCTACAGTAGCACTAAGAGTAAACCAAAAGTTAGCAGCGAAATACTTTGGGCCATTCCAAATTGAAGCAGCGACTAGAAAAGTTGCTTATAGATTGAAGTTGCCTCCGGAAGCACAAATTCATAACGTGTTCCATGTATCGCAACTCAAACAGTTCAGAGGTGTACTGCCTGACACCCCTCTAATCCCTCCCTGGTTCAGAAATAAAGATTGTTTAACAATCATTGAACCAGAAGCTATCTTGGACAGAAGAGTAGTGAAGTTTCAGAACATGGCCAGGGCTCAATATCTGGTTCAGTGGGTTGGTTTTTCGGAAACAGAAGCTTCTTGGGAATATGCAGATGAGTTTGAAGCCAAATTCCCTACATTCAATTCTCAGACTTAA